From Spirosoma aerolatum, one genomic window encodes:
- a CDS encoding RagB/SusD family nutrient uptake outer membrane protein: MATYLVLKPIMKHTFISLAIVAVGLLTGCDRSLDIVNPNQVTTQSFWKTADDALAGVNAIYSTTHRGGISRWMPFYYIIRSDEGRSQSPATDIVNNMDQFLVTDYNYGNAYSVWNDNYIGINRANQVIENVPNIQMDATLRNRYLGEAKFMRAMFYYHLVTLWGNVPLVLQTPVVGDKPNSATIAQVWAQIEKDLTEAAAVLPTTYGSADLGRATKGAAYALLARAQMQQRKYTEALTPLQWLVEGEGKSVYALMPNYRDNFLITTENNKESVFEWQFQMNPSENTDDDTETPNQNYGSSLAQFFGPSGIGWSDGEAQRWPTREFYEKTTTGARDPRLEASFLFDSTDVRGPDFTMIYGQTFTQRYGRDNKRVWFRKFQNDHWKNEEGYRSPNNWRYIRYADVLLMYAEALNATGKTTQAYTYVDQVRQRAGLPTLTVAKPGLNQDQFLAQLKHERVTELSGEGTRWNDLARWGDLGTQIANRDPAFSTFVKGKSELLPIPQLDRDLNPNLVQNPNY; the protein is encoded by the coding sequence ATGGCAACGTATTTAGTTCTGAAACCAATCATGAAACATACATTCATTTCGCTGGCTATTGTTGCGGTAGGTCTACTGACCGGCTGCGACCGGAGTTTAGACATTGTGAACCCCAACCAGGTGACGACCCAGTCGTTCTGGAAAACGGCCGATGATGCCCTGGCTGGAGTCAATGCCATTTATAGCACGACACACCGGGGCGGCATTTCCCGCTGGATGCCGTTTTATTACATCATCCGTTCCGACGAAGGACGTAGCCAGAGTCCGGCGACCGATATTGTCAATAACATGGACCAGTTTCTGGTCACCGATTACAATTATGGCAATGCCTATAGCGTCTGGAATGACAATTACATCGGCATCAACCGGGCCAATCAGGTAATTGAAAACGTTCCGAATATCCAGATGGATGCCACCCTGCGAAACCGCTATCTGGGCGAAGCCAAATTTATGCGGGCCATGTTCTATTATCACCTGGTCACGCTCTGGGGGAATGTGCCGCTGGTGCTGCAAACGCCCGTTGTAGGTGATAAGCCGAACTCGGCGACCATCGCGCAGGTGTGGGCGCAGATCGAGAAAGACCTGACCGAAGCAGCCGCTGTATTGCCAACAACTTATGGGTCTGCCGATCTGGGTCGGGCTACCAAAGGGGCTGCCTATGCCTTGCTGGCGCGGGCGCAGATGCAGCAACGGAAATATACCGAAGCGCTAACTCCGTTGCAATGGCTGGTGGAGGGTGAGGGGAAAAGTGTATATGCTTTAATGCCCAACTACCGCGACAATTTCCTGATTACGACCGAGAACAATAAAGAGTCGGTATTTGAGTGGCAATTCCAGATGAATCCTTCTGAAAATACAGACGACGATACCGAAACGCCCAATCAGAACTACGGCAGCTCGCTGGCGCAGTTTTTCGGACCAAGCGGTATTGGCTGGTCGGATGGGGAAGCGCAGCGCTGGCCAACCCGTGAGTTCTACGAAAAAACCACAACGGGTGCTCGTGACCCCCGTCTGGAAGCCTCATTCCTGTTTGATTCGACGGATGTTCGAGGGCCGGATTTTACCATGATCTACGGACAGACCTTCACCCAGCGTTATGGCCGGGATAATAAGCGGGTATGGTTCCGTAAGTTTCAGAACGATCACTGGAAAAACGAAGAAGGGTATCGGTCACCGAACAACTGGCGGTATATCCGCTACGCCGATGTGCTGTTGATGTATGCTGAAGCCCTCAACGCTACCGGAAAAACTACCCAGGCCTACACTTACGTGGATCAGGTGCGTCAGCGGGCGGGCCTACCTACGTTGACCGTTGCCAAGCCTGGTCTTAACCAGGATCAGTTTCTGGCGCAGTTGAAACACGAACGCGTCACCGAACTTTCGGGCGAAGGCACCCGCTGGAACGATCTGGCCCGCTGGGGTGACCTGGGCACACAAATCGCCAATCGTGATCCGGCTTTCTCCACATTTGTGAAAGGAAAGAGCGAACTGTTGCCGATTCCGCAACTGGATCGCGACCTGAATCCAAACCTGGTTCAAAACCCGAATTATTAA
- a CDS encoding helix-turn-helix domain-containing protein, whose amino-acid sequence MNTELFLPTAQLSHLVKRFMIIESDLGMINKILPATSVVMAFRYRGGVSYATDSTAISLPTSAITGLRNTTRLVNYANETANLLVIFQEGGAAGLMREPIHELFGLNVSLDSLFPLQLIRDVEEQLAEAKSNRQRVSVVEQFLIRQMTGITTDALVTNAIRNIQRTSGAIRIRELLTDLPISRDPFEKRFRRIVGTSPKQFAEIVRFRHIINQYSPETSLTDTAYTAGYFDQAHFINDFKSFTGQSPQQFFKAGRYW is encoded by the coding sequence ATGAATACCGAACTATTTCTGCCCACAGCCCAGTTGAGCCACCTGGTAAAGCGGTTTATGATCATCGAAAGCGATTTGGGAATGATCAATAAAATTCTACCCGCAACGTCGGTCGTTATGGCCTTTCGATATAGGGGCGGAGTGAGCTATGCCACCGACTCCACCGCAATTAGTTTACCAACTTCGGCTATAACAGGTCTTCGAAACACAACCCGATTGGTAAACTATGCCAACGAAACGGCTAATCTGTTGGTTATTTTTCAGGAAGGCGGAGCCGCTGGCCTGATGCGTGAGCCAATTCATGAACTGTTCGGTTTAAATGTGTCGCTCGATTCGTTATTTCCTCTTCAACTGATCCGTGATGTGGAAGAACAACTGGCCGAAGCAAAGAGTAATCGGCAGCGGGTGTCAGTCGTAGAGCAATTCCTGATTCGTCAAATGACTGGCATTACGACCGATGCCCTTGTTACGAACGCAATTCGGAACATTCAGCGGACCAGCGGGGCGATTCGCATAAGAGAATTATTGACCGATTTGCCTATCAGTCGCGATCCGTTCGAAAAACGGTTTCGGCGTATAGTAGGAACATCACCCAAGCAGTTTGCCGAAATTGTTCGCTTCCGACATATTATCAATCAATACTCGCCAGAAACAAGCCTGACCGACACGGCCTATACGGCCGGTTACTTCGATCAGGCGCATTTTATCAACGATTTCAAGTCGTTTACCGGTCAGTCCCCGCAACAGTTTTTTAAGGCTGGCCGCTACTGGTAA
- a CDS encoding glycoside hydrolase family 43 protein, whose translation MMKYGFFLLLIVLYGCKSSDKPIPNPPVTSVDTVGKFQNPLLTSAPDPWVTVKDGVYYVMHTTGNSLRIYKTQALSRLSQARPVTVWTPPATGPNSRDIWAPELHFINGKWYIYYTADNNGVDATHRMFVLENSSADPTQGTWTDRGQLNLPDNKWAIDGTILQLNGKLYMAWSGWETDLGGLQNIYLASLTNPYTVGSTSRIRISTPDYAWEKQGFGVNEGPEFLVHNTKVFLIYSASYCGTDLYALGQLSADTSANLLDTKAWTKAANPVFGPNGGNGAYGVGHNSFFTTPDGSQNWLVYHANAGPGQGCGDQRSMRIQPFTWKADGSPDFGSPIPLTDWIKRPSGE comes from the coding sequence ATGATGAAATACGGCTTTTTTCTTCTCCTGATCGTTCTGTACGGCTGTAAGTCGTCCGATAAACCCATACCGAACCCTCCCGTAACGTCGGTCGATACCGTCGGTAAATTCCAGAATCCACTCCTGACCTCGGCACCTGATCCGTGGGTGACGGTTAAAGATGGGGTTTATTATGTCATGCACACAACGGGCAACAGCCTTCGGATTTACAAAACACAGGCTTTGAGTCGGCTTAGTCAGGCAAGGCCCGTAACGGTCTGGACGCCACCCGCCACCGGTCCCAACTCGCGCGACATCTGGGCGCCTGAACTGCATTTTATCAACGGGAAATGGTACATCTACTACACCGCCGACAACAACGGAGTCGATGCCACGCACCGGATGTTTGTGCTCGAAAACAGCTCAGCCGACCCAACGCAGGGCACCTGGACCGACCGTGGCCAACTCAACCTCCCCGACAACAAATGGGCCATTGATGGGACTATTCTGCAACTGAACGGAAAGCTATATATGGCCTGGTCGGGTTGGGAGACCGATTTGGGCGGTTTGCAAAACATCTATCTGGCCAGTCTGACAAATCCGTATACGGTTGGTAGTACCTCCCGCATTCGTATCTCTACGCCGGATTATGCCTGGGAGAAACAGGGCTTTGGCGTGAATGAAGGCCCCGAATTTTTAGTGCACAATACGAAAGTCTTTCTGATTTACTCAGCCAGTTATTGCGGTACGGATTTGTACGCCTTAGGCCAACTCTCTGCCGACACCAGCGCCAATCTACTCGACACAAAAGCCTGGACAAAAGCTGCTAACCCCGTTTTCGGTCCCAACGGTGGGAACGGTGCCTACGGTGTCGGGCATAATAGCTTCTTTACAACCCCCGATGGATCACAAAACTGGCTCGTCTACCATGCCAACGCCGGACCGGGTCAGGGCTGTGGGGACCAACGCTCCATGCGAATCCAGCCCTTCACCTGGAAAGCCGACGGCTCCCCCGATTTCGGCTCACCCATCCCCCTTACCGACTGGATTAAACGACCGAGTGGAGAGTGA
- a CDS encoding pseudouridine synthase, protein MSTLSPYESNPLPILYQSTDLVAINKPHGLLVHRSPIASDASEFAVQLLRDQLGQRVYPVHRLDRKTGGVLLFALTEAMNSAMQTLFAEGAVQKTYLALVRGYTPDEQTIDYALRNDETGVVQDAVTYLKTLQRTEIPLPFGKHATSRYSLVELTPTTGRMHQLRKHMAHILHPIIGDRPHGCNKQNKLFKEHFQMNTMLLHAQQLAFTHPITSEQIVISAPWQAEFERMIRGLFS, encoded by the coding sequence ATGTCTACCCTGAGCCCATACGAATCAAATCCACTCCCTATACTCTACCAGTCAACCGATCTGGTGGCGATCAACAAACCGCATGGGTTGCTGGTGCATCGGTCGCCCATTGCCAGTGATGCCAGCGAGTTTGCCGTTCAGCTCCTGCGTGACCAGTTGGGCCAGCGCGTGTACCCCGTACATCGATTAGACCGTAAAACCGGGGGCGTTTTATTATTTGCCCTAACTGAAGCCATGAACTCCGCCATGCAAACCCTCTTTGCCGAGGGCGCTGTTCAGAAAACGTATCTGGCCCTTGTACGCGGCTATACACCCGATGAACAGACCATCGACTATGCGTTACGAAATGATGAAACGGGCGTAGTTCAGGACGCCGTGACTTACCTCAAAACGCTTCAACGCACCGAAATTCCCTTACCGTTTGGCAAACATGCTACCTCGCGGTATTCATTGGTTGAATTAACCCCAACCACGGGCCGGATGCATCAATTACGCAAACATATGGCTCACATCCTTCACCCTATCATCGGCGACCGACCACATGGCTGCAACAAACAGAATAAACTCTTCAAAGAGCATTTCCAAATGAACACCATGCTACTCCACGCCCAACAGCTTGCGTTTACTCACCCCATAACGTCGGAACAAATTGTTATTTCGGCGCCCTGGCAAGCGGAGTTTGAGAGGATGATAAGGGGGTTGTTTTCATAA
- a CDS encoding Rossmann-fold NAD(P)-binding domain-containing protein, with the protein MKVKAIITGATGMVGEGVLLECLNHPDVEQVLIVNRKASGFSHPKLHEIVHNDFFNLTPIADQLTGYNACFFCLGVSSVGMSQDEYKHLTYDLTMNFAELLARQSPDLTFCYVTGAGTDSSEQGRIAWARVKGATENAVMRLFKRAYMFRPGFMKAVPGQKNIKSYYTFLAWLYPIGRALYPAGFCTLKEVGQAMINTVTKGYEKQILEVKDIVELARR; encoded by the coding sequence ATGAAAGTCAAAGCCATTATTACCGGTGCTACGGGCATGGTAGGCGAAGGTGTCCTGCTCGAATGCCTGAATCATCCCGATGTGGAACAGGTCCTGATTGTGAACCGCAAAGCCAGTGGTTTCTCCCATCCCAAACTCCACGAGATCGTTCACAACGATTTTTTCAATCTGACGCCGATTGCCGACCAGCTAACGGGATATAACGCCTGTTTTTTCTGCCTGGGTGTCTCGTCGGTAGGTATGAGCCAGGACGAATACAAGCACCTGACCTACGACCTGACGATGAATTTTGCGGAGCTTCTCGCCAGACAAAGCCCCGATCTGACGTTTTGTTACGTTACTGGGGCTGGCACCGACAGCTCGGAACAGGGCCGCATTGCGTGGGCACGGGTAAAGGGAGCGACCGAAAATGCCGTGATGCGCCTGTTCAAACGAGCCTACATGTTCCGGCCGGGTTTCATGAAAGCCGTTCCCGGTCAGAAAAACATAAAGAGTTATTATACTTTTTTAGCCTGGTTATACCCCATTGGCCGGGCGCTTTATCCAGCCGGTTTTTGTACCCTGAAAGAAGTAGGTCAAGCCATGATCAACACCGTTACGAAAGGGTACGAAAAGCAAATTCTGGAGGTAAAGGATATTGTGGAGCTGGCTAGACGGTAA
- a CDS encoding SusC/RagA family TonB-linked outer membrane protein — protein sequence MKNQYITLSMLLVGVYTLPQPSVAQLLTRAQPLSASTASRQQPSALDVPTSQRPHRTRSLKKVLSELERRFNVNFAYDEQLMATRQSELDLDGMTLDQALAQLSESQGLRYRKVNPTLIAIQALPVKNAGAGLPAETTKPAVVIPIEATETLEEAPQVRRVTGQITDENNQGLPGANIIETGTTNGTSSDANGNFILNVSDGATTLTVSSVGYARQVVPIGSNSVVNVKLVPDDRTLNEVVVIGYQTVRKRDVTGANDVISSTQAAKVTANSLAESIQGLSPGVTVRNSGVPGQQASIQIRGVASFLNTDPLYVIDGMIADANPTINTDDIESIQVLKDASAAAIYGSRAANGVVIITTKQGKEGPIKVSFSGKYGIQQVYKRWNLTDAAGFAALQRQQYQNAGQTPPASVATGTFNPNINTDWQDQVLRTGSLQDYNLTLSGGSKTGTYLISGSYFNNTGYVTGSGFERASLRINTRSEIGRFTFGENAVLTNSNIQNFPAGNPIYDMAGMLPVIPVQDPRYVNASNPGGYGIGTNPDAVTYYYNPVAVRDLASNKSNFAKMVGNAYLDIKLTDWLTYRANAGLEVSFDYTQNLRKLGTYQYSASPVPSSVSEDRSRYLSLLFEHTLNFNKTFGAHSINGVLGISQQTTRRDITSGSRTNLGYAGGQYFTTINAATGISNSAGSTPDDYRILGYIGRVNYAYNDKYLLTLTGRVDQDSRFGSNYRTGFFPSIAGAWRISQEKFFHVDWISDLKLNASYGKLGIVVPTLGSFPYTAFINSNPRAIFGVDQTPNVGAYQAQLANPDLRWEERIQQNYGVSASFLNNRITTEINIYNSLSNDAILNLAVPGYLGNLRGNPYVNTASIRNKGVEFSATYRNNEHTLKWDVSGNFTTIKNRVENVGNQGQNINYIQSGNTRSQVGLPVGQWYVLKTAGIFQSQEEINNYKGPNGNPIQPFAKPGDIKYVDTNGDGQITQNDDRQFVSSPWPKLQAGAQFNASYGPFSLNVQLTGVFGYTVYNDVRRSLDTYQLTNFRRDVSPWSSSNTATSDPRLGLEAGDQGIISNNFAYSDRWLENASYVRMRNIEIGYTFPKAFLSRIKVRNARAFVSGQNLFTITGYKGLDPDVTGANIQERGVDNGHWPSPRVTSIGLTCDF from the coding sequence ATGAAAAACCAGTATATTACCCTTTCGATGCTGTTGGTCGGGGTCTATACGCTGCCGCAACCATCCGTTGCGCAGCTATTGACCCGCGCCCAACCTCTGAGTGCCAGTACGGCTAGTCGTCAACAGCCGTCTGCACTCGACGTACCAACTAGCCAACGTCCGCATCGGACCCGTTCACTCAAAAAAGTGCTGAGCGAACTGGAACGGCGGTTCAATGTCAATTTTGCCTACGATGAACAACTGATGGCTACCCGACAGTCGGAGCTGGATCTGGATGGAATGACGCTCGATCAGGCATTGGCGCAATTATCCGAATCACAAGGATTACGCTACCGCAAGGTTAATCCGACACTCATTGCGATTCAGGCATTACCCGTAAAAAACGCCGGAGCCGGACTCCCGGCCGAAACCACCAAACCAGCCGTAGTCATCCCGATTGAGGCTACCGAAACCCTGGAGGAAGCTCCTCAGGTTCGGCGGGTTACGGGACAGATCACGGACGAGAATAACCAGGGGTTACCGGGCGCCAACATCATTGAAACGGGCACCACCAACGGGACAAGCTCCGATGCGAACGGGAATTTTATCCTGAACGTCAGCGATGGCGCTACGACCTTAACTGTTTCGAGCGTGGGCTATGCCCGCCAAGTAGTTCCGATTGGCAGCAACTCAGTCGTGAATGTAAAACTCGTGCCCGACGACCGTACCCTGAACGAAGTCGTGGTAATCGGGTATCAGACCGTCCGAAAACGCGATGTGACCGGTGCCAACGACGTGATCAGTTCCACCCAGGCCGCCAAAGTAACCGCCAACTCGCTGGCTGAGTCCATTCAGGGGTTATCGCCAGGGGTTACGGTTCGCAACAGTGGTGTACCGGGGCAGCAGGCATCGATCCAGATTCGTGGGGTCGCCAGTTTCCTCAACACCGATCCGCTCTATGTGATCGACGGGATGATTGCCGATGCCAACCCAACGATCAATACCGACGATATTGAAAGTATTCAGGTACTCAAAGATGCGTCGGCTGCGGCTATCTACGGGTCACGGGCGGCCAATGGTGTGGTGATTATCACAACCAAACAGGGGAAAGAAGGGCCGATAAAAGTCTCGTTTTCGGGAAAATACGGTATTCAGCAGGTCTATAAACGCTGGAACTTGACCGACGCAGCTGGTTTTGCGGCTCTCCAGCGGCAGCAGTACCAGAATGCCGGACAAACGCCACCCGCTAGTGTGGCTACGGGCACATTCAACCCGAATATCAATACCGACTGGCAGGATCAGGTGCTGCGTACGGGTAGTTTGCAGGATTACAACCTGACCTTGTCGGGCGGTAGCAAAACGGGCACCTATCTGATCTCGGGGAGTTATTTCAATAATACGGGCTACGTCACGGGTAGTGGTTTCGAACGGGCCAGTTTGCGGATCAATACCCGCAGCGAGATTGGGCGGTTTACGTTCGGAGAAAATGCCGTACTGACCAACTCCAATATCCAGAATTTTCCAGCAGGTAACCCGATCTACGACATGGCCGGTATGTTGCCCGTTATTCCGGTTCAGGACCCGCGTTATGTCAACGCAAGTAATCCGGGCGGGTACGGTATCGGCACTAATCCGGATGCGGTAACCTACTACTACAATCCGGTAGCGGTTCGGGATCTGGCCAGCAACAAGAGTAACTTTGCCAAAATGGTGGGCAATGCCTATCTGGACATCAAACTGACCGACTGGCTAACGTATCGCGCCAATGCGGGTCTTGAAGTTAGCTTCGACTATACCCAGAACCTGCGGAAGCTGGGTACGTATCAATATAGTGCTTCGCCGGTGCCTAGTTCGGTGAGTGAAGATCGGTCGCGCTACCTGAGCCTGCTGTTCGAGCATACACTGAACTTCAACAAAACGTTTGGCGCACACAGCATCAATGGTGTGTTGGGGATAAGCCAGCAAACGACCCGTCGGGATATTACCTCAGGCTCGCGAACCAATCTGGGCTATGCGGGTGGGCAGTATTTCACGACGATTAATGCTGCAACGGGTATTTCGAACTCAGCCGGAAGCACCCCCGACGATTACCGGATTCTGGGCTACATTGGCCGGGTCAACTACGCTTACAACGACAAATATCTGCTGACGTTGACGGGTCGGGTCGATCAGGATTCGCGATTTGGTTCCAACTACCGAACGGGTTTCTTTCCATCCATAGCGGGGGCCTGGCGCATCAGTCAGGAGAAATTCTTCCATGTCGACTGGATTTCCGATCTGAAACTGAATGCGTCGTATGGTAAGCTGGGTATTGTCGTGCCAACGCTGGGTTCATTCCCCTATACGGCCTTCATCAACAGTAATCCCCGCGCTATTTTCGGGGTTGATCAAACGCCTAATGTGGGTGCGTATCAGGCTCAACTGGCCAACCCCGATCTGCGCTGGGAAGAACGGATTCAGCAGAACTACGGCGTATCGGCCAGCTTCCTGAACAACCGCATCACGACGGAAATCAATATTTACAACTCGTTATCGAACGATGCCATTCTGAATCTGGCCGTACCGGGTTATCTGGGTAATCTACGCGGCAACCCCTACGTCAATACGGCGTCTATCCGCAACAAAGGGGTTGAGTTTTCGGCAACGTATCGCAACAACGAACATACACTGAAATGGGATGTATCGGGCAATTTTACCACGATTAAGAACCGGGTCGAAAACGTTGGTAATCAGGGGCAGAACATCAATTACATCCAAAGCGGCAACACACGGTCGCAGGTGGGTTTACCCGTGGGGCAGTGGTACGTACTGAAAACGGCCGGAATTTTCCAGAGTCAGGAGGAGATCAACAACTACAAAGGTCCCAACGGCAACCCGATTCAGCCATTTGCCAAGCCTGGCGATATTAAATACGTGGATACCAACGGCGATGGACAGATCACCCAGAACGATGATCGTCAGTTTGTATCATCGCCCTGGCCCAAGTTGCAGGCTGGTGCTCAGTTCAATGCCTCGTATGGGCCGTTTAGCTTGAATGTTCAGTTGACGGGCGTGTTCGGCTATACGGTGTATAACGACGTTCGGCGCAGTCTGGATACCTATCAGTTAACCAACTTCCGTCGGGATGTTAGTCCGTGGTCATCAAGCAATACCGCCACCAGCGACCCTCGTCTGGGTCTGGAAGCGGGCGATCAGGGTATTATCTCCAACAATTTCGCCTATAGTGATCGCTGGTTGGAGAATGCCTCGTATGTGCGGATGCGCAACATCGAGATTGGGTACACGTTTCCGAAGGCGTTCCTCTCCCGCATCAAGGTACGCAATGCCCGTGCGTTTGTTAGTGGTCAAAACCTGTTTACGATCACGGGGTATAAAGGACTTGATCCTGACGTAACGGGCGCGAACATTCAGGAACGGGGGGTCGATAATGGACACTGGCCATCGCCCCGCGTAACATCGATTGGGCTTACCTGTGATTTCTAA
- a CDS encoding YciI family protein — MNEYVFLVQFGTQQTLTPEQQKQNAIDWAKLIQHWTEQGVFVGSSLINQPGVVISGAERAVSQGYLPDANFRVVSALRVMAPDLNEAVEMAKACPILEYQGKIEVREVQPRPVLA, encoded by the coding sequence ATGAACGAATATGTGTTTTTAGTGCAGTTTGGCACTCAACAGACCTTAACACCGGAACAACAAAAGCAAAACGCTATCGATTGGGCGAAGCTGATTCAACACTGGACCGAACAGGGGGTGTTTGTCGGCAGCAGCCTGATTAACCAGCCGGGGGTTGTAATTTCGGGCGCAGAGCGGGCTGTTTCGCAAGGTTATTTACCTGATGCAAATTTTCGGGTTGTCAGCGCTCTTCGGGTGATGGCCCCCGATCTGAATGAAGCGGTTGAGATGGCGAAAGCTTGCCCCATTCTGGAGTATCAGGGTAAAATAGAAGTTCGGGAAGTACAGCCCCGGCCAGTACTTGCTTAG